AAGTGTCCATGGGAAGGTGGTGTGGCTCGACTTGCATCGCCAAGTGAAGTAGTAGGTGCTGCCAGCAATAACGTCTATTGCTACTCGGCTTTGCCCGCTAAACTCGTCGTCGGAAGTTCCCAGCGTAGGGCCATTGCATCCACCGCTAACCTGTAGGTAGGTGCTCTCGGTAGTTTGTCCGCAGCTAGAGGCTACCAGCTTACCGCTGTAATTTGCGGTATACTTAAAGGTATCGTACCATCCATCGGTGTAGTCTGCCGTGTTTGTG
This is a stretch of genomic DNA from Williamwhitmania taraxaci. It encodes these proteins:
- a CDS encoding T9SS type A sorting domain-containing protein, which gives rise to TNTADYTDGWYDTFKYTANYSGKLVASSCGQTTESTYLQVSGGCNGPTLGTSDDEFSGQSRVAIDVIAGSTYYFTWRCKSSHTTFPWTLSFTKVIKKVEENSILVTPNPTNGQFSISLMTYEFQPTEVIVIGLNGNIIYSSRWESGITQNVTLHAAPGIYSIIIKGKGETLTKKLIIQ